The Syngnathus typhle isolate RoL2023-S1 ecotype Sweden linkage group LG1, RoL_Styp_1.0, whole genome shotgun sequence genome includes a window with the following:
- the gba2 gene encoding non-lysosomal glucosylceramidase, which yields MTEDWGDRSTAELMSRYLPKEMGHGVPTAGWRICLAHEFKEKRKPFQAKDVSLENIVEHIGLGIRYLKWWYKKTQVEKKAPFIDMFRALPLRQIYGAPLGGIGGGTITRGWRGEFCRWQLTPGMYHYKTVTANQFTVCLRRDGQTLYQQVLCVERPPRLQGWNWGYCGEYAYYHALYPRAWTVYHLPGQNVTLTCRQVSPVIPHDYQDSCLPVVVFVWDVENKNDYALDVTIMFTMLNGSGHKDDKGGGHWNEPFHLPKQGEAVSGVLLHHCTSVNPYTLCVAALEQPNGEVSHRTAFSPKGTCSDLWSDLMADGRLESPTGSSPPTAQGEKVAAALAASCSVSPRGRNTLEFCLAWDMPVITFGARERHHHRRYTRYFGSKGDAAPSLSHYALTHYKAWEKKIEEWQADVLQDSSLPAWYKSALFNELYFVTDGGTVWTELPEDADVSGGVRSEDGGLPAQPPVVKEYGRFAYLEGQEYRMYNTYDVHFYASFALIMLWPKLALSVQYDIAGSVVQQDLTQRLHLMSGRIAAVKAKNVVPHDIGDPDDEPWQRVNAYLIHDTAYWKDLNLKFVLQVYRDYHLTQDQQYLQDMWPICQAVMESELKFDLDGDGLIENSGFADQTYDGWAVTGPSAYCGGLWLASLCVMCKMATLLDNQEARQRYRDILDRGSVAFEKLLWNGKYYNYDSSGRDLSNSIMSDQCAGQWFLRASGLGEGDSQVFPKENIRAALRSIFDLNVMSFGGGQMGAVNGMRPEGVPDRSSVQSDEVWIGVVYGLAATMIHEGMLAEGMRTAEGCYRTVWERLGMAFQTPEAYCEKAIYRSLAYMRPLSIWAMQLALNRLRDERRHAGMGEGASQ from the exons ATGACTGAAGATTGGGGGGACAGATCCACGGCGGAGCTCATGAGCAGGTACCTGCCCAAGGAGATGGGGCACGGCGTTCCCACGGCCGGGTGGCGTATCTGTTTGGCCCACGAGTTCAAGGAGAAGAGGAAGCCTTTCCAAGCAAAGGACGTGTCCCTGGAGAATATTGTGGAGCATATTGGGCTTGGGATCAG GTATCTAAAATGGTGGTACAAAAAGACACAGGTGGAAAAGAAGGCGCCTTTCATCGACATGTTTCGCGCGCTGCCTTTACGGCAGATTTATG GTGCGCCGCTGGGAGGTATCGGGGGAGGTACCATCACCAGAGGTTGGAGGGGGGAGTTCTGTCGGTGGCAGCTGACGCCCGGGATGTACCATTACAAGACCGTCACGGCCAATCAG TTCACCGTGTGCTTGCGCCGCGACGGGCAGACGCTTTACCAACAGGTGCTCTGCGTCGAGCGGCCTCCCCGGCTGCAGGGCTGGAACTGGGGCTACTGCGGCGAGTACGCTTACTACCATGCCCTGTACCCCCGGGCCTGGACCGTCTACCACCTGCCGGGGCAAAATGTCACGCTCACCTGCAGGCAGGTCTCGCCCGTCATTCCTCACGACTACCAG GACTCCTGCCTGCCGGTGGTCGTGTTCGTCTGGGACGTGGAGAACAAGAATGACTACGCTCTGGATGTCACCATCATGTTCACGATGCTCAACGGCTCCGGGCACAAGGACGACAAAGGCGGGGGCCACTGGAATGAACCTTTTCATCTCCCAAAACAGGGCGAGGCCGTGTCGGGAGTCTTGCTACATCACTGCACATCAGTGAACCCTTACACCTTATGCGTCGCTGCTCTGGAGCAG CCCAACGGGGAAGTCAGCCATCGGACCGCGTTCAGTCCAAAGGGAACCTGCAGCGACCTGTGGAGCGATCTGATGGCCGACGGACGGCTGGAATCTCCCACGG GCTCCAGCCCGCCGACGGCCCAAGGAGAGAAGGTGGCGGCGGCGTTGGCTGCGAGCTGCTCCGTGTCGCCGCGGGGCCGCAACACGCTGGAGTTCTGCCTGGCGTGGGACATGCCTGTCATCACCTTTGGCGCTCGCGAGCGGCACCACCACAG GCGATACACCCGTTATTTCGGGAGCAAAGGGGACGCGGCGCCCTCACTCAGTCATTACGCCCTGACACACTACAAAGCGTGGGAGAAGAAGATTGAGGAGTGGCAAGCGGACGTACTGCAGGACAG TTCGCTTCCCGCCTGGTACAAGTCTGCTCTGTTCAACGAGCTGTACTTTGTGACCGACGGTGGGACGGTGTGGACGGAACTGCCGGAGGACGCCGACGTCAGCGGCGGTGTTCGCAGCGAAGACGGCGGCCTGCCCGCTCAGCCGCCCGTCGTTAAAGAGTATGGCCGCTTTGCCTACCTTGAAG GTCAAGAATACCGAATGTACAACACGTACGATGTCCACTTCTACGCTTCTTTTGCTCTCATCATGCTGTGGCCCAAACTCGCCTTGAGTGTGCAGTACGATATTG CCGGCAGTGTGGTGCAGCAGGATTTAACGCAGAGGTTGCATCTGATGAGCGGCCGGATCGCCGCGGTCAAGGCCAAAAACGTGGTGCCTCACGACATTGGAGATCCAG ACGATGAGCCGTGGCAAAGGGTCAACGCCTATCTCATTCACGACACAGCCTACTGGAAGGACTTGAACCTGAAGTTTGTCCTGCAGGTCTACAGGGACTATCATCTCACCCAGGACCAGCAGTACCTGCAGGACATGTGGCCCATCTGCCAG GCAGTGATGGAGTCAGAGTTAAAGTTTGACCTGGATGGAGACGGCCTGATCGAGAACTCTGGCTTTGCTGATCAGACTTATGACGGATGGGCAGTTACTGGACCAAG CGCGTACTGCGGCGGGCTGTGGCTGGCCTCATTGTGCGTCATGTGCAAAATGGCCACACTGCTCGACAACCAAGAGGCCCGGCAGCGCTACAGAGACATCTTGGACAGAGGCAGCGTCGCTTTTGAGAAACTATTGTGGAACG GCAAGTACTACAACTACGACAGCAGCGGGCGGGACCTTTCGAACAGCATCATGTCCGACCAGTGTGCCGGACAATGGTTCCTGAGAGCGTCCGGGCTTGGCGAAGGAGACTCCCAG GTCTTCCCCAAGGAAAACATCAGGGCCGCGCTCCGGTCCATTTTTGACTTGAACGTGATGAGCTTCGGCGGCGGCCAGATGGGCGCCGTGAACGGCATGCGGCCCGAGGGCGTGCCCGACCGCTCCAGCGTCCAGTCGGACGAGGTTTGGATCGGCGTGGTTTACGGACTGGCCGCCACCATGATCCATGAG GGCATGTTGGCGGAAGGTATGCGCACGGCCGAGGGTTGCTATCGCACGGTGTGGGAAAGGCTGGGCATGGCTTTCCAAACGCCCGAAGCCTACTGCGAGAAGGCCATCTACCGCTCGCTGGCCTATATGAGGCCTCTCAGCATCTGGGCCATGCAGCTGGCTCTGAACCGTTTGCGCGACGAGCGCCGGCACGCGGGGATGGGAGAAGGTGCGAGTCAATAA
- the rgp1 gene encoding RAB6A-GEF complex partner protein 2, whose product MIEVVASMARGPVYLAGELMECLVTFRNPMSHLSTSASSEMLAWASAQIHCQFHASESRVSLPSRGNKQDVQASSNTVLVPSRGERGQCVLDTPPKILFCDLCLDPGESKTYSYSEVVPVDGPPSFRGQAVKYVYKLTIGCQRVNSPIKLLRVPFRVLVLQGMPEPPFAQDEVVSPSNPFLEEEESSRRDARPLERALDVLMVSTSKRCPHVFNITNVRGKVAKFCIFKTMYRLGEDIVGTFNFSEGDIPCLQYSVSLQSEEEIQQEYQRRPGQPLSVTGHGRHLESCLHTASSHFSLPVPLNVTPGFCTDVVTLRWRLHFEFVTAREPVDPPVIHQNESKSTVWAGAEHVEVDTFSWDLPIKILPTNPALASYESQFTGTNSINI is encoded by the exons ATGATCGAGGTGGTGGCTTCCATGGCTCGCGGTCCCGTGTATCTAGCCGGCGAGCTAATGGAGTGTCTCGTCACTTTCAGAAACCCCATGTCCCACTTATCCACCTCTGCGAGCAG TGAGATGTTGGCCTGGGCCAGCGCCCAGATCCACTGCCAGTTTCACGCCAGTGAGAGCAGAGTGAGTCTACCAAGCCGGGGCAACAAGCAGGACGTCCAGGCCAGCAGCAATACGGTCCTCGTTCCGAGCAGAG GCGAGCGAGGCCAATGCGTTCTGGATACGCCGCCCAAAATCCTATTCTGTGATCTCTGTCTGGATCCAGGAGAGAGCAAGACTT ATTCATACAGCGAGGTCGTACCCGTCGATGGTCCTCCCAGTTTCCGCGGCCAGGCGGTGAAGTATGTCTACAAACTGACCATCGGGTGTCAGAGGGTCAACTCTCCCATCAAACTTCTTCGAGTTCCCTTTCGAGTTTTGGTTCTGCAAG GCATGCCAGAACCTCCATTTGCTCAGGACGAGGTAGTGTCCCCTTCGAACCCGTTCCTGGAGGAAGAGGAATCCAGCCGGAGAGACGCGCGACCTTTGGAGCGAGCGCTCGACGTGCTCATGGTCTCCACGTCCAAGCGCTGCCCCC ACGTGTTCAACATCACCAACGTGCGAGGGAAAGTGGCAAAGTTCTGCATCTTCAAGACCATGTACAGACTTGGAGAGGACATCGTGGGCACGTTCAATTTCTCCGAGGGTGACATTCCCTGCTTGCAG TATTCGGTGAGCCTTCAGAGCGAGGAGGAGATTCAGCAGGAGTACCAGCGGCGCCCCGGCCAGCCGCTCAGCGTGACTGGACACGGGCGGCATCTGGAGTCCTGTCTGCACACGGCCTCCAGCCACTTCTCCCTCCCCGTGCCACTCAATGTCACGCCGGGCTTCTGTACCGACGTCG TGACCCTGAGGTGGCGGCTGCACTTTGAATTTGTCACCGCTCGAGAGCCCGTCGATCCGCCCGTCATCCATCAGAACGAGTCGAAGTCGACGGTGTGGGCCGGCGCCGAACACGTCGAAGTGGACACCTTCAGCTGGGACCTGCCCATCAAGATCCTGCCCACCAACCCGGCCTTGGCATCCTACGAATCCCAGTTCACGGGGACCAACAGCATTAACATTTAA